A single Ziziphus jujuba cultivar Dongzao chromosome 11, ASM3175591v1 DNA region contains:
- the LOC107407748 gene encoding uncharacterized protein LOC107407748 has translation MKSAVAFRNAYFTISRSLKPSLNRSLFLFSLHSLPTFAVSPPPSRRLRPETFPSLSATICSSTMAADEANEPPPSSPSLEKQFESFRVQLDESGSLRERIRAVVMEIESTTRLMQAALLLVHQSRPTPEVLEKPKAQIGVLKELYNRLAEVLRDCPAQYYRYHGDWKSETQTVVSLLAFLHWLETGNLLMHSEAEEKLGLNNLDFGLDVEDYLIGLCFMSNELPRYVVNQVTAGDYDCPRKVLKFLTELHAAFRMLNLRNDFLRKKFDGMKYDLRRVEEVYYDVKIRGLTANDDSTGDQTSQGQPQVT, from the exons ATGAAATCGGCAGTGGCGTTTCGAAACGCCTACTTTACCATCTCCCGCTCCTTAAAGCCGAGCCTTAACCGTTCCTtgtttctcttctctctccatTCGCTCCCAACCTTCGCCGTTTCTCCTCCTCCTTCTCGGCGACTCAGGCCCGAAACGTTTCCCTCACTCTCCGCCACTATCTGTTCCTCGACCATGGCGGCCGATGAAGCCAACGAGCCACCCCCTTCGTCCCCTTCCTTGGAGAAGCAGTTCGAGAGCTTCCGCGTTCAGCTCGATGAGTCCGGTAGCTTGCGGGAGCGCATTCGAGCTGTCGTGATGGAGATCGAATCCACCACCAGGCTCATGCAGGCTGCTCTACTCCTCGTCCACCAGTCTCGCCCTACTCCTG AAGTTTTAGAGAAGCCCAAGGCTCAAATTGGTGTGCTTAAGGAGCTCTACAATCGACTTGCTGAAGTTCTTCGTGATTGCCCTGCGCAGTATTATAG ATATCATGGGGATTGGAAGAGTGAAACACAGACCGTGGTTTCGCTGCTTGCTTTCCTGCATTGGTTGGAAACGGGAAATCTTCTGATGCATAGTGAAGCTGAGGAAAAGCTTGGCT TGAACAATTTAGATTTTGGTCTGGATGTTGAAGACTATCTTATTG GTCTTTGTTTCATGTCGAATGAATTG CCGAGATACGTGGTGAACCAAGTGACGGCAGGAGACTATGATTGCCCAAGAAAGGTGTTGAAGTTCCTGACAGAACTTCATGCAGCCTTCCGTATGCTTAATCTCCGGAATGATTTCCTGCGCAAGAAGTTTGATG GTATGAAGTATGATCTAAGAAGAGTTGAAGAAGTTTACTATGATGTGAAGATTCGAGGCTTGACAGCCAATGACGATTCAACTGGAGACCAAACAAGCCAAGGACAACCACAGGTCACATGA